ATGCCGCTGTCGCAGTTCGTGCAGAACACGAGGCTTGAGCAGGTCAATAACGCATACCTGGCGGAGGTCCTACGGATGCTCATGACCACCACCGTCGAGTGGGGGGACGCATCGGCAAAGCTTTCTGGCCCGGAATACAAGTGGTCGGCGGCCACCCTTATCTCGCACGCAACGATTCAAAAGCGGGTGGGAGAGGTACCGGTTCTGCTCTACGACTTCGACCCCGACCTCAGACAGAAGATGCTGCGGCCGGAGTTCTACGCAAAAGTGGCTCTAGACGTCGGGCCAAAGATGTCGACTCACGCAGCACACGTCCTGTACGAACTGGGGCAACGGTACTTCAACGACGGCAAGGGATTCCAGAGCCAAGCGCTCCCCTGGCGCCAGTGGGTCGTGCCGCTCACCGGAAACGCCGACAGGCAAGTGGAGGGGCTCGAGTACAAGACATTCATGAGGGACGTTCTCAAGCCGGCGCTCCGGGACGTGAATGACCCGAACGTGCCGCAGATTCCGTTCACCATTGCCATCCATGAGCAACGCCTCGGCCGCCGAGTTGAATTCATCCGCTTCATCGTCCAGCCGAAGCGACAAGGAAGGTCAGCAAAGCTCGGGACTAAGGACGGACTCGAGATGCCGACGGAGGACCTCACCCTCATTGCACGAGCCATCCACCTGGGTATCTCGCAACACGAAGCTGAGGGAATCTACGAAAAGTACGGGCCACGCATGGGGGCCGGCCTTGAAGCCATGGAACGCCGCAAACTGAGCGAACCCATCGCCAACCCGGCAAACTATTTGCGGAAAGTCATTGTGGCCCAGCCGCCCTCAAGGGAGGACGTCCTGGACGTCGAGGTCAAAGCCATCGGCAAGCCCTTGCAGACGGCCGACACGACGACTAAGAACAACCTGGCGGTGCTCCGCAAGAGGCACGAAGAGTCACTTTTGAACGACGCAGAGGCGTTGCTGAATGAGAGTACTGCTCAGATGCGTCGAGCAGAGTACGAGTGTTTCGAGCGTGACGTTCTTGAAGACCTTAAGACGCCCCTGCAACGGGCCTGGCGCGAATTCCGCCGCAAGGACGTCAGCTCGGAGGCGAAACTTCCAATGTTTTTGCGGGACACCTTCCTGCGCTGGTACATCCGGGACAAGGGCTGGAAGGCTCTGGACTCGGATGACCTGCTGCATTGGGGTGCCCAACGGGGCCTGGTCGAGTTCAGGACGGCCTGATTTCGTCGACAAAATCGGCGTGGGCACCTGACCGACCGAGGGCCGCACCGGATTGTGTAAAGGCCGTAAGCGGATTTACGGCCCTGCAGCCTACCCCTGAATACCGCGATTTTGGCGACAAAATCCCGATGTCTGGAGCAGGGGAGGGCGCTACTTAGCGCTAGCTTTCCGGCGCGGAGCCTGCGGCGCCTTGCCGCCCCTCGTCCCTTGCGAGGCCTTTGGCCCGCGGGAGGTCGACTGTGAAGCCGGTGCGCGGGTGCCTGCGGCAGTTGGCTTGCTCCCGGCCCCGCCAAGCAGGCCTTCTGCCTTGAAGAGCTTTTCCAGTCGGTCAAAGAGTTGGTCGCGCATCGACGGCTCCACGTCTACCAGGCTGAATTCGAGGCGATTCGGAAACGCCTTCAGCACTCCGTTGCCCGCACCCTTGAGTTCGCAGCGTCGTTCCGGCGACTGCCGCTTGCTTTGCTCGGCCGGCATGTCACCAGCCTGAGAACCTTTTGCGATTTCCTGCAGCCGCCGGTTCGACACCCTTCGCGCGCGGATTTGCGGGACCAGCTTTCGCACGAGGTCGAGGCCCTTATCCTCGTAGCGGTCGGCAATGACCGCCAACCAGTAGCACGCGTCCACACCAAACGCCCCCACCGTCGATGCGAGCTCGTCGAGGATTTCCCGGGGGAGCGTCCCAATCTTGACCCGCTTGGACACCTCCGATTCGCTCAGCCCCATCGCCTTTGCGAACGACTTGCCGTCCATGCGGTGGGCCTTCATCTGCTCCGGGAACCTCACGGCATCGTCCAAGTGGTGCTGACCCTTGGCCTGGGCATTCATGTCCCGGGCCTCCCTGAAGA
This window of the Variovorax sp. PBL-H6 genome carries:
- a CDS encoding RepB family plasmid replication initiator protein; the encoded protein is MPLSQFVQNTRLEQVNNAYLAEVLRMLMTTTVEWGDASAKLSGPEYKWSAATLISHATIQKRVGEVPVLLYDFDPDLRQKMLRPEFYAKVALDVGPKMSTHAAHVLYELGQRYFNDGKGFQSQALPWRQWVVPLTGNADRQVEGLEYKTFMRDVLKPALRDVNDPNVPQIPFTIAIHEQRLGRRVEFIRFIVQPKRQGRSAKLGTKDGLEMPTEDLTLIARAIHLGISQHEAEGIYEKYGPRMGAGLEAMERRKLSEPIANPANYLRKVIVAQPPSREDVLDVEVKAIGKPLQTADTTTKNNLAVLRKRHEESLLNDAEALLNESTAQMRRAEYECFERDVLEDLKTPLQRAWREFRRKDVSSEAKLPMFLRDTFLRWYIRDKGWKALDSDDLLHWGAQRGLVEFRTA
- a CDS encoding ParB/RepB/Spo0J family partition protein; its protein translation is MAKALPDLAKESFGLAAAAASTPRRKYSNGLAQLDQALRRGLGAVAAGSGGYAEFIEGVRYPVGARVAMPLSLVVEHPENPRVYFDAAEQAELEASLSAIGQQEAAKVFYDEKQQRFVLKAGHRRCRGLANLGHPTILVEVVEHKAGLQFFREARDMNAQAKGQHHLDDAVRFPEQMKAHRMDGKSFAKAMGLSESEVSKRVKIGTLPREILDELASTVGAFGVDACYWLAVIADRYEDKGLDLVRKLVPQIRARRVSNRRLQEIAKGSQAGDMPAEQSKRQSPERRCELKGAGNGVLKAFPNRLEFSLVDVEPSMRDQLFDRLEKLFKAEGLLGGAGSKPTAAGTRAPASQSTSRGPKASQGTRGGKAPQAPRRKASAK